CGGGTAAGCACCACTACATTATGCGTGAAACCCTCATTCCGGGCACGCATCAGGGGGATGCTGTCCACAATGCCCCCGTCGAGCATCGGCACATCGTCCACATAAGCAATGGGGCATACAAACGGAAGGCTGCTTGAAGCACGCACAATGTCAATCACCCGGCCTTTATCCTGCTTTTCCTCAAAATAGTTCGCCTCGCCCGTCACACAGTTCGTAGTGACCATTTCATAACGTTCCGGAGAACTGAAATAGGACTCGTAGTCATAAGGCAGAATATGCTCGGGAAACTCCTGAAACAGCAGGTCGAAGTCCATGATATTACGTTTCTTCAACAAATATTTCAGACCGATATACTGGTACTTCTCCAGCAAATCAATATTACTGTACTTGGCGCGGCCGCGCTGACCGGACATGTAAGAAAGTCCGTTACAGGCTCCGGCGCTTACTCCGATAGTATAGGGGAAGCGGATGCCACGGTCCATAAAGCTGTCCAGCACGCCACAAGTAAAGACTCCGCGCATGCCACCGCCTTCAAGAACCAATCCTGTTTGGGGTTTGATATGTATCTTTTTCTCCATAATTATCTGAATTAACGCTCCAAAGATAGCTTTTGTTTCCGAAATCTCCCTATCTTTGTGGCAGTAACAATCATTTAATATCAATTTAATTATGATGAAAAAGTCAATACTTATTGCCACTTTGGGCTTATTGAGTTTCAATGTGTCAGCACAAGACACTCCGAAATCAGACGAAGGTTTCATCTTCACAACCGTTAAAGAGAATCCTATTACTTCTGTTAAAAATCAAAATCGTTCAAGTACATGCTGGAGTTTTTCGGCTTTGGGTTTCCTTGAAAGTGAGTTGCTGCGTATGGGCAAAGGAGAGTATGATTTATCCGAAATGTTTGTAGTACACCACACAATGGTAGACCGTGGCGTGAATTATGCACGTTACCACGGCGACAGTTCTTTCTCACCGGGCGGAAGCTTTTATGACATTATGTATTGCCTGAAAAACTACGGTCTCGTTCCGCAAGAAGCTATGCCGGGAATTATGTATGGCGATACACTGCCTGTACACAATGAATTGGATGCCGTAGCCGGTGCTTACATGAATGCAATAGCTAAAGGCAAACTGACGAAACTGACTCCGGTTTGGAAACAGGGATTATCTGCTATTTACGATACTTACCTGGGTAAATGTCCCGAAACGTTCACTTATCAAGGAAAAGAATATACTCCGAAGACATTTGCAGAATCTCTCGGCATCAATCCGGATGATTATGTATCACTGACTTCATTCACTCACCATCCGTTCTATACTCAGATGAACATTGAAATCCAAGATAACTGGCGTAATGGACTTTCTTACAACTTGCCTTTGATGGAATTCATGTCTGTTATTGACAATGCTGTTAATAACGGTTATACTGTAGCCTGGGGTAGCGACGTAAGCGAAACAGGTTTTACTCGTGACGGTATTGCAGTGATGCCCGACGCAGATCGTGGTGCTGAACTCACCGGTTCGGATATGGCACGCTGGACAGGTCTTACTGCTGCCGACAAACGTAAAGAACTGACTTCACGTCCATTGCCGGAAATCACTGTAACTCAGGAAATGCGTCAAACAGCATTCGACAATTGGGAAACAACCGACGACCATGGCATGCTTATCTATGGTATCGCTAAAGATCAAAATGGCAAGGAATACTATATGGTGAAGAATTCATGGGGTACAAACAACAAATACAAAGGTACCTGGTATGCTTCTAAACCTTTCGTAGCTTACAAGACTATCAATATACTGGTACACAAAGATGCAGTGCCTAAGGCGCTGTTGAAAAAGCTGGGGATTAAATAAAGTTATTAGTGGTGAGTGATAAGTGATCACTCACCACTATTTCATCATCCACTATTTATATATTCCGTAAACAGATCTTTATAATTCTCTCCTGTACGATTATAAATTAGTTATGAGTTACAGGCTACAAGTTGCTGCGCTATATTCTGAAAAGGCACTTGTAGCTTGTAGCCTGTAACTCATAACTAATTCCCTTTCTAAAGCCCCTATATTGCTCAAAAACCTTTTCAATGTGCATTTTTTGCCCGCATTTCTTGTCAGAACGAACAGTTTGACTAATTTTGCACGCTGATAATTAGTTAACCGGACAATTTCAGTAGCTGGACACACTATGTACCTCCTACTCCTATTCCCGGCACTGACACTTTGAGAAATACTAATACTAATAATTAATAACATGAGTTTGAAAATCGTAGTATTGGCTAAACAAGTTCCCGACACACGTAATGTTGGGAAAGATGCCATGAAAGCCGACGGAACCATTAACCGTGCGGCACTCCCCGCCATCTTCAACCCCGAAGACTTGAACGCTCTTGAGCAAGCCCTCAGACTGAAAGATGCACACCCGGGCTCTACCGTAACCATCCTGACAATGGGACCGGGACGCGCAGCCGAAATTATTCGTGAAGGATTGTTCCGCGGTGCCGACAATGGTTATCTGTTGACTGACCGTGCTTTTGCTGGTGCAGATACCCTTGCCACTTCGTACGCCCTTGCCACTGCCATCAAGAAGATAGGCGAGTATGACATCATCATCGGCGGACGCCAGGCTATTGACGGTGACACAGCTCAAGTGGGTCCGCAAGTTGCTGAAAAGCTCGGTCTGACACAAATTACTTATGCCGAAGAAATTCTGAACGTGGAGAAAACGACCGGACGTGTTGTAGTGAAACGTCATATCGACGGTGGTGTGGAAACAGTAGAAGGTCCTCTACCTATCGTGATCACTGTGAATGGAAGTGCAGCCCCCTGCCGCCCACGCAACGCTAAGTTGGTACAGAAGTACAAACGTGCTCTCGGTGCACAGGAAAAAGCTGCTATCACCAAGGAAGGTGCTATTCTGCCTTATGCCGACCTCTACGAGAAGTACCCTTATCTGAACATCACCGAATGGAGTGTGGCCGATGTCAACGGTGATTTGAAACAATGCGGCCTCAGTGGCTCGCCTACCAAAGTGAAAGCCATTCAGAACATCTCCTTCCAAGCCAAGGAAAGCCGTACGCTGACCGGAAGCGACCAGGATGTAGAAGATCTTATTGTTGAACTACTCGCCAATCATACGATTGGCTAAGCTACGAGCAACAAGCGACAAGCTACAAGTTGCTGCACCATTATCCTAAACAGCACTTGTAACCTGTAGCTAGTAGCTAAAAACTAAAAAATATGAATAACGTATTTGTATATTGTGAGCTTGAAGGCACTGTAGTTGCCGAAGTAAGTCTCGAACTCCTTACCAAAGGACGCAAGTTAGCTAACCAACTGGGCTGCCAACTGGAAGCCGTTGTTGCCGGTACTAACCTTGCAGGAATCGAAAAACAAGTATTGCCCTTCGGTGTCGACCGTCTGCACATCTTCGATGCTCCGGGCTTGTTCCCTTATACTTCACTGCCCCACTCTTCCGTACTCATCAATCTGTTTAAAGAAGAAAAGCCGCAAATCTGCCTGATGGGCGCCACCGTTATCGGTCGTGACCTTGGGCCACGTGTTTCTTCTGCGCTAACCAGCGGACTGACCGCCGACTGTACTTCACTGGAAATCGGCGAGCATGAAGATAAGAAAGAAGGCAAAGTATACGAAAACTTGCTGTACCAGATTCGTCCCGCATTCGGCGGTAACATCGTGGCAACCATCGTCAACCCCGAACACCGCCCGCAGATGGCTACTGTTCGCGAAGGCGTGATGAAGAAGGAAATTCTCGACACCAACTATCAGGGCGAAGTCATCAACCACGACGTTGCCAAATATGTGCCTACTACGGACTATGTAGTGAAGGTTATCGACCGCCATGTAGAGAAAGCAAAGCACAACCTGAAAGGCGCTCCGATTGTCGTAGCCGGTGGTTACGGTATGGGGAGCCGCGAAGGTTTCAATATGCTGTTTGAACTGGCCAAGGAACTGCATGCCGAAGTAGGCGGCAGCCGCGCAGCCGTTGATGCAGGTTTCTGCGATCACGACCGCCAAATTGGACAGACAGGTGTAACAGTTCGCCCCAAACTGTATATCGCTTGCGGTATCTCGGGACAAATCCAGCACATTGCCGGTATGCAAGAAAGTGGTATTATCATCTCTATCAATAATGATGAGAATGCTCCTATTAACACCATTGCCGATTATGTAATTAACGGTACGGTAGAAGAAGTCATTCCGAAGATGATTAAATACTATAAAGAAAACAGTAAATAAATTTATAAACGAAATGAAGGGAGTCATCATTGCTCTATGTCTATTCTGTACGTGCGGAATGCTGAATGCCCAGAACAAACTTCCGAAAAACGGCAAGCATGTCTATTCATATGCCAACGGAAATGACAGCATAGTATGCTTCTATAAAAACGGAAGATTGGTAGGACAACGGACAGAATATTATCCCAATGGGCAAATACGGTTAATATCAACCTACAAGAATGGGCGCAAGCTGAACTTGAAGCAGTATTATGAAAACGGAGCCTTGAAGCGTGAAGAAGTCATGAACGGCGATTCTTCCGAAGGGCATCTGTATGATATTGACGGTAAAGAACTGGACTTCATTCCTTATATAGAGCTGCCTCAGTTTCCAGGAGGCAATGCCGAGCTATCAAAGCTGATAGCCCAATATACCAAGTATCCTCGGCAGGCCATAAAAGACAAAAAGCAAGGATTGGTCCTCATAAAATGCTCGATAGACAAGGAAGGCAATCCTAAGATGGCAGAAGTTGTGAAGAGCGTTTGCCCCGAACTGGACAAGGAAGCGATGAGAGTAGTAGGTTTCCTGACGATGACTTACAAATTCACTCCCGGGAAGATAGAAGGACAACCGGCTAACATGCACTTCACCATTCCCGTCAATTTTCGTTTATAACTAAAAACAATAAAAAGATTATGGCAAATTTTTATACCGAAGTTCCTGAATTGAAGTTCCAGCTGAACAACCCGATGATGGAACGTATCTGCGAACTGAAAGAGCGCGGATACCAAGATAAAGACAAATTTGACTATGCCCCACAAGATTATGCGGACGCAATGGACTCTTATGATAAGGTTCTTGAAATCACCGGAGAAATCACCGGAGAGATTATCAACCCGAACGCCGAAGGTGTAGATGAAGAAGGTCCTCACTGTGCTAACGGTCGTGTGGAATATGCCAGCGGTACAAGACAGAACCTGGATGCAATGGTGAAAGCCGGACTGAATGGTATGACTATGCCACGCCGTTTCGGTGGTTTGAACTTCCCCATCACTCCGTACACCATGTGTGCCGAGATCGTAGCAGCAGCCGATGCCGGTTTCGGCAATATCTGGTCTCTGCAAGACTGTATCGAAACACTGTATGAATTCGGTAACGAAGATCAGCACAGCCGTTTCATTCCACGTATCTGTGCCGGTGAAACTATGTCTATGGACTTGACAGAACCCGATGCCGGTTCCGATTTGCAGAGTGTAATGTTGAAAGCCACTTTCGACGAAAAAGAAAATTGCTGGCGTCTGAATGGTGTAAAGCGTTTCATCACGAATGGTGATGCAGACTTACACCTCGTACTGGCCCGTTCGGAAGAAGGAACCAGAGATGGTCGTGGATTGTCCATGTTTATCTATGATAAGCGCGAAGGTGGCGTAGATGTACGCCGTATCGAAAATAAATTAGGTATTCACGGTTCTCCAACTTGTGAACTTGTTTATAAGAATGCAAAGGCTGAACTTTGCGGTGATCGTAAACTCGGTTTGATCAAGTATGTAATGGCATTGATGAACGGTGCACGTTTGGGTATTGCCGCACAGTCGGTAGGTCTGTCGCAAGCTGCCTACAACGAAGGCTTAGCTTATGCGAAAGATCGTAAACAGTTCAATAAAGCTATTATTGAATTCCCGGCTGTATATGACATGCTGGCTATCATGAAAGCAAAACTGGATGCCGGACGTGCATTGTTATACCAAACGTCTCGTTACGTAGATGTTTATAAAGCTTTGGATGATATTTCCCGCGAACGTAAGCTGACTCCGGAAGAACGCCAGGAACAGAAGAAATATTCTAAGCTTGCTGATGCTTTCACTCCGCTGGCTAAAGGTATGAACTCAGAATATGCAAATCAGAATGCTTATGATTGTATCCAGATTCACGGCGGTTCCGGTTTCATGTTGGAGTATGCTTGCCAACGCATTTATCGTGATGCACGTATCACCAGCATCTATGAAGGTACTACTCAATTACAGACCGTAGCCGCTATCCGTTACGTAACAAATGGTTCGTATGCTGCTACACTCCGTGATTATGAAACAATTCCTTGCAGTGAAGAAATGCAACCTCTGATGGATCGCCTGAAAGAAATGACAAATAAGTTTGAGGCTGTCACCAATGCAACGAAAGAAGCTGCCAACCAAGAACTGTTGGATTTCGTAGCCCGTCGCCTTTACGAAATGGCGGCTGTATGCGTGATGTCTCATCTTCTCATCCAGGATGCAACCAAAGCTCCTGAGTTGTTCGCGAAATCAGCTGTTGTTTATCTGAACTATGCTGAAGCTGAAGTAGAAAAGCACTTCAATTTCATCCGTAAGTTCAAGGCTGAAGAATTGGAAAGCTATCGCAAGTAATTAACCGATTACTATATTTAAAGAAGGCTGCCTCAAATCAATGAGACAGCCTTCTTTTTTAGGAATAAAGCTCCTTACCGGAACAGTCTCAACTGACTGCGTAACTCATGAAGTTCATTCTGCATCTCTTCCATACGCTGCAACAGGTGATGGATGGCATCAATTCCTTCAATGTTGATGGATAAGTCATAATACATACGGCTGTAACGTTCTATGTCCGGTAATTGAGTAAACGTCAGATAGCGTTCCCCACCCTCGGTCATTACTTCTATCAGGCCACCTTCCTGTAACAAATCGATAAACGACGGTTCAATGTGGCATTTGCGACAATACTCGCTGACTATGATTAATTCATTCTGCATAGTGCTACCTCCTTTTAGTTCATACTTTGAAGTTTACGGAACAACTCTTTCTGCTCTTCCGTCAAGTTCGTCGGCAGTTTCACGGAATAAGTCACAATGAGGTCACCGAACTGTCCTTCTTTCTTATATACAGGGAATCCCTTACCTTTCAAACGAGCCTTCGTACCGTTCTGTGTTTCGGGTTTCACTTTCAGTTTCACCTTTCCATCCAAAGTGTCCACCAATTGGTCACCACCCAGGATAGCGGTATAAAGATCAATAGGCACATCCACATACAAGTCATCCCCTAAACGCTTGAATACCAAATCATCCGCAATCACAAACGTTATGTACAAGTCTCCGGCAGGTCCACCGTTAACACCTTCGCCACCATAACCTTTCAATTTAATTACTTGCCCGTTTGCTACTCCCGCAGGAATAGTAATGCGCACATTCTTACCGTTTACAGTCAGCACTTGTTTATGAGTCTGGGCTGCATCACGAAGCGAGAGGTTTAAATCTGCATGGTAATCCTGTCCACGGAAGCCTGCATTAGCACCTCCACGCCCCCGGTTTCCGAACATAGATTCAAAGAAATCGGAGAAGCCGCCACCATGACCGGAAAATTCCTGTCCATCGGATGAATACCAGTAAGAGCCACCATCCGTACCATATCCTGCACCCGAGCCGCCGCCAAAGCCTCCAAATCCACCGGCACTCGCCTCCTGACGGGCACGCTTTTGTGCCTCAAATTCATCAGCATGCTTCCAGTGCTCACCATACTCATCGTATTTTTTACGCTTTTCAGGATCACTCAGCACTTCATTTGCTTCATTAATTGCCTGAAATTTATCCTTGGCAGAAGAATCGTTCGGATTCAGATCAGGATGATATTTGCGTGCCAATTTACGGAATGCTTTCTTTATATCATCCTGGCTTGCCGTCTTATCTACCCCAAGGACTTGATAATAATCTATATAAGCCATAGTCTATAAATTTTATTATTCTTATATACCCTATTACAAATAACGCACCAAGTGGGTGTTTTGAATATTAAAATACATAAACGAAAACTAAAAAGGAGTATCAAAAAGCATAAACCATAGATAATCAACAAAATATCCATTTACAGAAAGATTCATTAACGTCTTTTTAATTCTAAAACAATGTAAACGACTCGTAACGTCAATTAATTATTCATGCTAAAACTTCCTAAAATAAACAGAAAACACTTTATTTGTATATAAAATAATGCATTTACAGAAAGCATAATTCCCCCAACCTTAATATATTGACTTATTATGAAAAGTAACCATTGGCTACTTACGGTAGCACTCACTTTCATCGTCCTGCAAACCAAAGCAGATGCATGGATACGTATTAACCAACTTGGCTACTTGCCGCAGTCTGTAAAAGTAGCAGTATTCATGAGTGAAGAACCCACTGACATACAAGAGTATGCACTTGTAGATGCCTTCACCGGACAAACAGTTAGCACTTTCAATTCTATCAAATCAACCGGAAAGATGGGCCTAATGAAGAGTACCTATCGTTTGAATTTTAGCGATTTCAATCAACCGGGAACCTATTACCTGAAAGCAGGTAAAGCTGTCTCTCCCCATTTTCCCATCAATAACCATGTATACAATGGAACTGCAGATTTCTTATTGAACTATATGCGTCAGCAGCGCTGCGGTTATAATCCTTTCCTAAAAG
The nucleotide sequence above comes from Bacteroides intestinalis DSM 17393. Encoded proteins:
- a CDS encoding patatin-like phospholipase family protein encodes the protein MEKKIHIKPQTGLVLEGGGMRGVFTCGVLDSFMDRGIRFPYTIGVSAGACNGLSYMSGQRGRAKYSNIDLLEKYQYIGLKYLLKKRNIMDFDLLFQEFPEHILPYDYESYFSSPERYEMVTTNCVTGEANYFEEKQDKGRVIDIVRASSSLPFVCPIAYVDDVPMLDGGIVDSIPLMRARNEGFTHNVVVLTRNHGYRKEAKDIHIPSFLYRKYPKMREALSRRCRVYNEQLEMVERMEEAGEITVIRPQKPVMVDRIERDIRKLTDLYEEGYACAAKYDFQ
- a CDS encoding C1 family peptidase, whose translation is MKKSILIATLGLLSFNVSAQDTPKSDEGFIFTTVKENPITSVKNQNRSSTCWSFSALGFLESELLRMGKGEYDLSEMFVVHHTMVDRGVNYARYHGDSSFSPGGSFYDIMYCLKNYGLVPQEAMPGIMYGDTLPVHNELDAVAGAYMNAIAKGKLTKLTPVWKQGLSAIYDTYLGKCPETFTYQGKEYTPKTFAESLGINPDDYVSLTSFTHHPFYTQMNIEIQDNWRNGLSYNLPLMEFMSVIDNAVNNGYTVAWGSDVSETGFTRDGIAVMPDADRGAELTGSDMARWTGLTAADKRKELTSRPLPEITVTQEMRQTAFDNWETTDDHGMLIYGIAKDQNGKEYYMVKNSWGTNNKYKGTWYASKPFVAYKTINILVHKDAVPKALLKKLGIK
- a CDS encoding electron transfer flavoprotein subunit beta/FixA family protein, whose amino-acid sequence is MSLKIVVLAKQVPDTRNVGKDAMKADGTINRAALPAIFNPEDLNALEQALRLKDAHPGSTVTILTMGPGRAAEIIREGLFRGADNGYLLTDRAFAGADTLATSYALATAIKKIGEYDIIIGGRQAIDGDTAQVGPQVAEKLGLTQITYAEEILNVEKTTGRVVVKRHIDGGVETVEGPLPIVITVNGSAAPCRPRNAKLVQKYKRALGAQEKAAITKEGAILPYADLYEKYPYLNITEWSVADVNGDLKQCGLSGSPTKVKAIQNISFQAKESRTLTGSDQDVEDLIVELLANHTIG
- a CDS encoding electron transfer flavoprotein subunit alpha/FixB family protein, with product MNNVFVYCELEGTVVAEVSLELLTKGRKLANQLGCQLEAVVAGTNLAGIEKQVLPFGVDRLHIFDAPGLFPYTSLPHSSVLINLFKEEKPQICLMGATVIGRDLGPRVSSALTSGLTADCTSLEIGEHEDKKEGKVYENLLYQIRPAFGGNIVATIVNPEHRPQMATVREGVMKKEILDTNYQGEVINHDVAKYVPTTDYVVKVIDRHVEKAKHNLKGAPIVVAGGYGMGSREGFNMLFELAKELHAEVGGSRAAVDAGFCDHDRQIGQTGVTVRPKLYIACGISGQIQHIAGMQESGIIISINNDENAPINTIADYVINGTVEEVIPKMIKYYKENSK
- a CDS encoding energy transducer TonB, yielding MKGVIIALCLFCTCGMLNAQNKLPKNGKHVYSYANGNDSIVCFYKNGRLVGQRTEYYPNGQIRLISTYKNGRKLNLKQYYENGALKREEVMNGDSSEGHLYDIDGKELDFIPYIELPQFPGGNAELSKLIAQYTKYPRQAIKDKKQGLVLIKCSIDKEGNPKMAEVVKSVCPELDKEAMRVVGFLTMTYKFTPGKIEGQPANMHFTIPVNFRL
- a CDS encoding acyl-CoA dehydrogenase family protein → MANFYTEVPELKFQLNNPMMERICELKERGYQDKDKFDYAPQDYADAMDSYDKVLEITGEITGEIINPNAEGVDEEGPHCANGRVEYASGTRQNLDAMVKAGLNGMTMPRRFGGLNFPITPYTMCAEIVAAADAGFGNIWSLQDCIETLYEFGNEDQHSRFIPRICAGETMSMDLTEPDAGSDLQSVMLKATFDEKENCWRLNGVKRFITNGDADLHLVLARSEEGTRDGRGLSMFIYDKREGGVDVRRIENKLGIHGSPTCELVYKNAKAELCGDRKLGLIKYVMALMNGARLGIAAQSVGLSQAAYNEGLAYAKDRKQFNKAIIEFPAVYDMLAIMKAKLDAGRALLYQTSRYVDVYKALDDISRERKLTPEERQEQKKYSKLADAFTPLAKGMNSEYANQNAYDCIQIHGGSGFMLEYACQRIYRDARITSIYEGTTQLQTVAAIRYVTNGSYAATLRDYETIPCSEEMQPLMDRLKEMTNKFEAVTNATKEAANQELLDFVARRLYEMAAVCVMSHLLIQDATKAPELFAKSAVVYLNYAEAEVEKHFNFIRKFKAEELESYRK
- a CDS encoding chaperone modulator CbpM, with the protein product MQNELIIVSEYCRKCHIEPSFIDLLQEGGLIEVMTEGGERYLTFTQLPDIERYSRMYYDLSINIEGIDAIHHLLQRMEEMQNELHELRSQLRLFR
- a CDS encoding DnaJ C-terminal domain-containing protein; protein product: MAYIDYYQVLGVDKTASQDDIKKAFRKLARKYHPDLNPNDSSAKDKFQAINEANEVLSDPEKRKKYDEYGEHWKHADEFEAQKRARQEASAGGFGGFGGGSGAGYGTDGGSYWYSSDGQEFSGHGGGFSDFFESMFGNRGRGGANAGFRGQDYHADLNLSLRDAAQTHKQVLTVNGKNVRITIPAGVANGQVIKLKGYGGEGVNGGPAGDLYITFVIADDLVFKRLGDDLYVDVPIDLYTAILGGDQLVDTLDGKVKLKVKPETQNGTKARLKGKGFPVYKKEGQFGDLIVTYSVKLPTNLTEEQKELFRKLQSMN